The following are encoded together in the Parabacteroides chongii genome:
- a CDS encoding lipoate--protein ligase family protein, whose amino-acid sequence MLCIHNSHTDAWFNLAAEEYLLKNFSEDIFMLWQNEPAVVIGKYQNIWAEADLEYAGQKQIKLARRYSGGGAVYHDMGNLNLSFIENSSQIRPTGFTNSIIDFLETYGLHACSDERQGLTIDGLKVSGSAQAIHKRRMLHHATLLFSTDLETLEHVLHPSTEYTTGHDTAARPYFVPSVKSPVTNLCGKLPVPITIDKFKQSLLTYFSARSTTFRLYEFTDQDLEEIRLLRNKKYADENWIFNTYAL is encoded by the coding sequence ATGCTCTGCATTCATAACTCTCATACAGACGCCTGGTTCAATCTGGCAGCAGAAGAGTATCTTCTGAAGAATTTCTCTGAAGACATTTTCATGTTATGGCAGAATGAACCGGCCGTCGTTATCGGTAAATATCAAAATATATGGGCGGAAGCAGATCTTGAATATGCCGGACAAAAGCAAATCAAACTGGCGCGCCGTTACTCCGGCGGAGGTGCCGTATATCACGACATGGGCAATCTGAACCTTTCTTTTATCGAAAACAGCAGTCAGATCCGCCCGACCGGATTTACCAACAGCATCATAGATTTCCTGGAGACTTACGGTTTGCATGCCTGCTCCGACGAAAGACAGGGCTTGACTATCGACGGTCTGAAAGTATCCGGTAGCGCACAAGCCATCCATAAACGGAGGATGCTGCACCATGCCACTCTTTTGTTTTCCACCGATCTAGAAACGCTCGAACATGTGCTTCACCCATCGACAGAATATACCACCGGACATGATACGGCAGCCCGTCCCTATTTCGTTCCGTCGGTAAAAAGTCCGGTGACCAATCTGTGCGGCAAACTGCCTGTCCCCATCACCATCGACAAATTCAAGCAGTCTTTGCTGACTTATTTCTCTGCGCGCAGCACAACCTTCCGACTATACGAATTCACGGACCAGGACCTGGAGGAGATTCGGTTGTTAAGGAATAAAAAATATGCTGACGAAAACTGGATATTCAATACTTACGCCCTGTAA
- a CDS encoding dihydrolipoamide acetyltransferase family protein — MATFEIKMPKLGESITEGTIISWSVKTGDLIKEDDVLFEVSTAKVSAEIPSPVAGKVLEILFQEGDTVAVGTTVAVILLEGSEEEDAPDHKASEQKVEKGTTAAAPAGNSNTISSGPVPKAQAAKEDGRWYSPVVLQMAREANLSQEELDQIPGTGYMGRLSKKDMKDYLSGKKNTASGTQAQQPSQAVPASKPEPAPQSKAASATPVTSAPSAPASAPSIPISANGEDKIVEMDRVGRIIADHMVMSKNVSPHVTTVVEVDVTKLVQWRSRTKDAFRKREGISLTYMPAITEATAKALAEFPQVNASVNGYQIILKKHINVGIAVSLDDGNLIVPVVRDADKLNLNGLAVAIDSLANKARANKLAPDDIQGGTFTITNFGTFKNLFATPIINQPQVAILGVGYIEKKPAVIKTPEGDTIGIRHKMYLSLSYDHRLINGALGGAFLRYIADYLENWNL; from the coding sequence ATGGCTACATTCGAAATAAAAATGCCCAAACTGGGCGAAAGTATTACAGAAGGAACCATTATTTCCTGGTCTGTAAAAACAGGTGATCTCATCAAAGAAGACGATGTACTTTTCGAAGTAAGTACGGCAAAGGTCAGTGCGGAAATACCTTCCCCCGTTGCCGGAAAAGTACTTGAAATATTATTCCAGGAAGGTGATACGGTTGCAGTAGGTACAACAGTCGCAGTAATCCTGCTGGAAGGTTCGGAAGAAGAGGATGCACCCGATCACAAAGCTTCAGAACAAAAAGTTGAAAAAGGAACGACAGCCGCTGCTCCTGCCGGGAATAGCAACACGATATCTTCAGGACCGGTACCTAAAGCGCAGGCTGCCAAAGAAGACGGGAGATGGTATTCGCCTGTCGTACTCCAAATGGCCCGCGAAGCCAATCTGTCGCAAGAGGAACTGGATCAGATTCCCGGAACAGGTTACATGGGACGTTTGAGCAAAAAAGATATGAAAGATTACCTCTCCGGAAAGAAAAATACCGCTTCGGGAACGCAAGCGCAGCAGCCCTCACAGGCAGTACCAGCCAGCAAACCGGAACCTGCTCCACAAAGCAAAGCAGCTTCTGCAACTCCGGTTACTTCTGCCCCATCCGCTCCGGCTTCTGCTCCGTCAATACCCATATCGGCAAACGGCGAGGACAAAATAGTCGAGATGGATCGTGTCGGCCGGATCATTGCTGATCATATGGTCATGTCGAAGAACGTCTCACCTCATGTCACAACGGTTGTGGAAGTAGATGTAACCAAACTGGTTCAATGGCGCTCCCGCACAAAAGATGCATTCCGGAAACGCGAAGGCATCAGTCTGACCTATATGCCGGCCATCACGGAAGCGACAGCTAAAGCTCTAGCCGAATTTCCGCAGGTTAACGCCTCTGTCAACGGCTATCAGATCATTCTGAAAAAGCATATCAATGTAGGAATAGCAGTTTCACTGGATGACGGCAACCTGATTGTCCCGGTCGTACGTGATGCCGACAAGCTGAATCTGAACGGCCTTGCCGTTGCCATCGATTCTCTGGCCAATAAAGCACGTGCCAATAAACTTGCGCCGGATGATATACAAGGAGGAACTTTCACGATCACTAACTTCGGTACATTCAAGAACCTGTTTGCCACTCCGATCATCAATCAACCGCAGGTAGCCATCCTGGGTGTCGGTTATATAGAAAAGAAACCGGCTGTCATTAAAACACCTGAAGGCGATACGATCGGAATACGCCATAAGATGTATCTGTCCCTGTCATACGACCATCGTCTTATCAACGGTGCTTTGGGCGGTGCTTTCCTGCGCTACATTGCCGATTATCTGGAAAACTGGAATCTTTAA
- a CDS encoding alpha-ketoacid dehydrogenase subunit alpha/beta — translation MKKYDIKTTDKETLKKWFYLMTLGRALDEKAPAYLLQSLGWSYHAPYAGHDGIQLAIGQVFKKGEDFLFPYYRDMLTVLSAGMTPEEIILNGISKATDLTGAGRHMSNHFAKTEWNIENISSATGTHDLHAAGVGRAMVYYKHKGVAITSHGESATSEGFVYEAINGASTERLPVIFVIQDNGYGISVPKEDQTANRKVADNFSGFKNLKIIHCNGKDVFDSMNAMTEAKEYALNRTPVIVQANCVRIGSHSNSDKHTLYRDENELNYVKAADPLYKFRRMLLRYKRFTEEELKEIEDKAKKDLSAANRKALAAPDPDPATVTDFVLPEPYIPTKYTDGIHDENGEKETLVTAINKTLKVEFRHNPDTFIWGQDIANKEKGGVFNISKGMQQEFGDARVFNAPIAEDYIVGTANGMCRFDPKIHVVIEGAEFADYFWPAVEQYVECTHEYWRSYGRFTPNITLRLASGGYIGGGLYHSQTIEGALTTLPGARIVYPSFADDAAGLLRTSMRSKGFTLFLEPKALYNAVEASAVVPDDFEVPFGKARIRRAGDDMSIITYGNTTHLCLNVAERLQKEHNRNVEVIDLRSLIPLDKETIFESVKKTSKVLIVHEDKVFSGFGAEIASMIGAELFQYLDAPIQRVGSIFTPVGFNPILEKAILPNEEKIYNAAKELLDY, via the coding sequence ATGAAAAAGTACGATATAAAGACTACGGATAAAGAAACCCTGAAAAAGTGGTTCTATCTGATGACACTTGGCCGGGCTCTCGACGAAAAGGCCCCTGCCTACCTGCTACAATCGTTAGGTTGGTCATATCATGCTCCATACGCCGGACATGACGGGATTCAACTTGCGATCGGGCAGGTTTTCAAAAAGGGAGAAGATTTCCTGTTCCCCTATTACCGGGACATGCTCACGGTATTATCGGCCGGAATGACTCCTGAAGAAATTATACTGAACGGCATCTCTAAGGCGACCGACCTGACTGGTGCCGGACGGCATATGTCGAACCACTTCGCCAAAACGGAGTGGAACATAGAAAATATCTCTTCCGCAACAGGTACACACGACCTGCATGCGGCTGGTGTCGGACGTGCGATGGTTTATTACAAACACAAAGGAGTTGCTATCACTTCCCACGGTGAATCCGCCACTTCCGAAGGTTTCGTGTATGAAGCGATAAACGGTGCCAGCACGGAACGCCTGCCGGTTATCTTTGTTATTCAGGACAACGGGTACGGCATTTCTGTTCCGAAGGAGGATCAGACAGCTAACCGAAAGGTGGCCGATAACTTCTCCGGTTTCAAAAACCTGAAGATTATCCATTGTAACGGTAAGGACGTATTCGACTCCATGAATGCCATGACGGAAGCAAAAGAATATGCCCTGAACCGTACACCGGTAATCGTACAGGCAAACTGTGTCCGTATCGGTTCCCATTCCAATTCGGATAAACATACTTTATACCGCGACGAAAACGAGCTGAACTATGTAAAGGCAGCCGACCCTTTGTACAAATTCCGCCGTATGCTTCTCCGTTACAAACGATTTACGGAAGAAGAACTGAAGGAGATAGAAGACAAAGCAAAGAAAGACCTGAGCGCAGCCAACCGGAAAGCATTGGCCGCACCCGATCCGGATCCTGCCACTGTCACTGACTTTGTTTTGCCCGAGCCTTATATCCCTACCAAATATACGGACGGCATACACGATGAAAACGGAGAAAAAGAAACATTGGTCACCGCCATCAACAAAACACTGAAAGTAGAATTCCGTCACAACCCGGACACGTTTATCTGGGGACAGGATATTGCCAACAAAGAGAAAGGCGGCGTTTTCAATATTTCAAAAGGAATGCAGCAAGAGTTCGGCGATGCCCGTGTCTTCAATGCCCCGATTGCCGAAGACTATATCGTCGGTACGGCTAATGGCATGTGCCGTTTCGATCCTAAAATCCATGTTGTAATAGAAGGGGCCGAATTTGCCGATTATTTCTGGCCCGCAGTAGAACAGTATGTGGAATGTACCCACGAATACTGGAGAAGTTACGGACGGTTCACTCCCAACATCACGCTTCGTTTGGCTTCCGGAGGTTATATCGGAGGAGGTTTATATCACTCCCAGACTATCGAAGGGGCGCTGACTACGTTGCCCGGTGCACGGATCGTCTACCCTTCTTTTGCCGATGATGCTGCCGGTTTACTCCGGACGAGCATGCGGTCGAAAGGCTTCACCCTGTTTCTCGAACCGAAAGCTTTATATAATGCAGTTGAAGCATCTGCCGTCGTTCCCGATGATTTTGAAGTCCCATTCGGCAAGGCACGCATCCGCCGGGCAGGCGACGATATGAGTATTATTACATATGGTAATACCACTCATCTCTGCCTGAATGTTGCCGAACGGTTACAGAAAGAGCATAACAGGAATGTCGAAGTGATCGATCTCCGTTCGCTTATTCCGTTGGATAAAGAGACTATTTTTGAATCTGTTAAAAAGACCAGTAAAGTACTGATCGTACATGAAGACAAAGTGTTCTCCGGTTTTGGAGCTGAAATTGCCAGTATGATCGGTGCCGAGTTGTTCCAATATCTGGATGCCCCGATACAGCGTGTCGGTTCGATCTTTACCCCCGTCGGATTCAATCCGATACTCGAGAAGGCTATCCTTCCCAATGAGGAGAAAATTTATAACGCTGCTAAAGAATTGTTGGATTATTAA
- a CDS encoding flavodoxin: MKKIGLFYGSSTAKTAAVAQKIKDAFHDVQIDIIPVENSGESDFETYDYIIAGSSTWFDGELPTYWDEIMPIVTSADLKGKKVAVFGLGDQVKYPDNFVDAIGYLAEAFTERGAIVVGQTSTEGYHFNQSQAVKKGKFVGLVLDIENQPEKTDERIKHWVDQVKHEFESESLSTDNSFNC, translated from the coding sequence ATGAAAAAGATTGGATTATTTTATGGTTCGTCTACTGCAAAGACGGCAGCAGTTGCTCAAAAGATAAAAGATGCATTCCATGATGTTCAGATCGATATTATCCCGGTTGAAAACTCAGGAGAGAGCGATTTCGAGACATACGATTATATCATTGCAGGTTCGTCAACCTGGTTTGACGGAGAACTACCCACGTATTGGGATGAAATAATGCCGATAGTAACCTCTGCTGACCTGAAAGGGAAAAAGGTAGCCGTCTTTGGCCTGGGAGACCAGGTTAAATACCCGGATAATTTCGTCGATGCGATCGGCTATCTGGCAGAAGCTTTTACTGAACGGGGAGCAATAGTGGTAGGTCAAACCTCTACGGAAGGATATCACTTCAATCAATCCCAGGCAGTAAAAAAAGGAAAGTTTGTGGGATTGGTACTGGACATCGAAAACCAGCCCGAAAAGACAGATGAACGGATCAAGCATTGGGTTGATCAAGTAAAACATGAATTTGAAAGTGAATCACTCTCAACAGATAATTCGTTCAATTGCTAA
- a CDS encoding alpha-L-fucosidase, protein MKKIVRHLSVMFILWGLTFCSLLSCGNKQKEIYVTSCLFPEGVSVDEKARLAAHVVPSDRQLAWQQMEFTCFICYGVNTFTDKEWGTGKEDPSVFNPTELDARQWARTAKEAGMKMILLTCKHHDGFCLWPSAYTDFSVASTPWKDGKGDLVREVADACKEYGLKFAVYLSPWDMNHPDYGTEQYNDYFVNQLTELLTQYGRVDEVWFDGACGEGPNGKKQEYDFMRYYELIRRLQPQAVIAVMGPDVRWVGTESGYGRDTEWSVLPAAISSLTAIAESSQQEAGSGTFLPEGDKMAQDLGSRTLLADAKGAIWYPSEVDVSVRPGWYYHASEDTSVKTPQKLIDIYYSSVGKNSLLLLNLPPDKRGLIHENDYASLMNMKRILEKTFEKNLLENAVSSVGEIGDLTDGRLETYWQGSGKTNTIEISFEGEQEFDRLLLQENITEGQRIEEFVLECRVDTEWIPVAEGTTVGYKRILRFDPLRCSEARIVIKESRDIPQISEIGFYKASEEETAKE, encoded by the coding sequence ATGAAAAAGATCGTAAGGCATCTGTCTGTCATGTTCATATTATGGGGCTTGACTTTCTGCTCTTTATTATCCTGTGGAAATAAACAGAAAGAAATATATGTAACTTCCTGTTTGTTTCCGGAAGGTGTTTCTGTCGATGAAAAGGCGCGTTTGGCTGCCCATGTCGTACCTTCCGACCGTCAATTGGCATGGCAGCAGATGGAGTTTACCTGTTTCATCTGTTATGGTGTAAATACTTTTACCGATAAAGAGTGGGGAACGGGGAAAGAAGATCCGTCCGTCTTCAATCCGACAGAACTGGATGCCCGGCAATGGGCACGGACGGCGAAAGAGGCTGGGATGAAAATGATCCTGCTGACCTGCAAACATCATGATGGCTTCTGTCTATGGCCTTCGGCTTATACCGATTTCTCGGTGGCATCTACTCCCTGGAAAGATGGAAAAGGCGACCTGGTCCGTGAAGTGGCTGATGCTTGTAAGGAATATGGTCTGAAGTTTGCCGTTTATCTCTCTCCCTGGGACATGAATCATCCGGATTATGGAACGGAGCAGTATAATGATTACTTTGTTAACCAGCTGACCGAACTGTTGACACAATATGGTCGTGTCGATGAAGTCTGGTTTGACGGAGCCTGTGGTGAAGGGCCGAACGGGAAAAAGCAGGAATATGATTTCATGCGTTATTATGAACTGATCCGCCGCTTGCAACCTCAGGCTGTTATTGCTGTTATGGGACCGGATGTGAGATGGGTAGGAACGGAGAGCGGCTACGGACGTGATACGGAGTGGAGTGTATTGCCGGCGGCAATATCCAGTTTGACGGCTATCGCGGAATCTTCCCAACAGGAAGCCGGTAGCGGTACTTTCTTGCCGGAAGGAGATAAGATGGCACAGGATTTGGGAAGCCGCACTTTATTGGCTGATGCGAAAGGTGCGATCTGGTACCCTTCCGAGGTAGATGTTTCGGTCCGTCCGGGCTGGTATTACCATGCGTCGGAAGATACGTCGGTGAAGACTCCTCAAAAGTTGATCGATATCTATTACAGTTCGGTAGGGAAGAACTCGTTGCTGCTATTGAACCTGCCTCCGGACAAGCGGGGATTGATCCATGAGAATGATTACGCCTCTTTAATGAATATGAAGCGGATATTGGAAAAGACATTTGAAAAGAATCTGTTGGAGAATGCTGTTTCGTCTGTCGGTGAAATCGGTGATTTGACGGATGGCAGGCTGGAAACTTATTGGCAAGGTTCCGGAAAAACAAATACGATAGAAATATCCTTTGAAGGAGAGCAGGAGTTCGACCGTCTTCTTTTACAGGAAAATATCACGGAAGGTCAGCGGATCGAAGAGTTTGTATTAGAATGCCGGGTGGATACTGAGTGGATACCGGTAGCGGAAGGAACAACTGTCGGGTATAAGCGGATTCTACGATTTGATCCGCTACGTTGTAGTGAAGCACGTATTGTAATCAAAGAATCGAGGGATATCCCTCAAATATCGGAAATAGGTTTTTATAAGGCATCGGAGGAAGAAACGGCTAAGGAATAA
- a CDS encoding YbaN family protein — translation MGETRRVIYIILGSFFLILGAIGIFVPLLPTTPFWLLTCWFYIRSSEKLYNRAMSNRYFGSYIRNYMVDKAIPLQSKLISISVMWLSAILTSLFLIEYLWVKVLLILISIGVTWHILSFPTKK, via the coding sequence ATGGGAGAAACCAGACGAGTTATCTATATCATCCTGGGTTCTTTCTTCCTGATACTAGGAGCAATCGGCATATTTGTCCCATTGCTCCCGACTACTCCTTTCTGGTTATTGACCTGTTGGTTTTATATCCGCAGTTCGGAGAAGTTATACAACCGGGCGATGAGTAATCGCTATTTCGGCTCTTATATCAGAAACTACATGGTTGACAAAGCTATTCCTTTACAATCGAAGCTTATCTCTATTTCTGTTATGTGGCTTTCTGCCATATTGACTTCTCTCTTTCTGATCGAATATCTCTGGGTGAAAGTGCTGCTGATATTGATTAGCATTGGGGTAACCTGGCATATCCTGTCATTCCCTACCAAGAAATAA